A region of the Candidatus Bathyarchaeota archaeon genome:
GATGGTTTGGGGCAACGCCAAAAAATCCTTCCAGCCCAGCTTGACAGGTTTTTCTACTTCTCCGTCCACGGTAAGAGTGTAGGTGTCCAGGTTAAGCTGCGGGTTAGCCGCTGTGATGCCGGGGTGCTCGATGCCCCAGCGCAGAATATGGTCAGTGACATATTGATCAGGCGGCAGCCGCCCAGCTTGTTTTGCCAAAAGTCTTCCCGAAAATAGATGTCGCTTGAACCAGAAAAAGTTTACCCATTAAGATGAGCCAAAGAAACTCATCAGCGATTTCTGCTTATTTTCCTCTCTGCTAAAGCCTGAGACTTTGACACCGACGCGGCGGATTTCCAGCGGCGACTCAGCCAGAAACTTCTCAAACAGCGCCCGTACGTTGCGGCTGATGGTTTCTTTGTCTTTGGCGGGCTGCTCAAGGGTGACGCTGCGGGTTTTGCTTGACAAATCCACATTCACCACATAGATGGAGACGGTGCGGTAACTGTAGCCCTTCTCGTTGACTTCGCCGTAGACGATGTCTGTTAGCTCAGTGCACTTCTGCATGATGAACTCTAAGTCATGGGTGTCCTGCTTTAGGGTGCCGATTTTGCTGATGGATTCAGCCTCGCCCTGCTCGCGGACGGGTTCGTTGTCGACTGCGTTGGCAGCGTTGTGGAAGTAGATGCCTAAGGCTTTGCCGAAGACCTCGACGAGGCGCTGGCAATCAAAACGGGCAAGCTCACCGATGGTTCTGATGCCCATCTGCTCCATGCGCACCGTGGTTTTCTTGCCCACGCCCAAAAGGCGGTCCACGGGAAGCGGCGCCAAAAACGCTTCTGCCTCCTGGGGGCGCACGATGGTGAGGCCGTCGGGTTTTTGGCTGTCACAGGCTATTTTAGCCACCAGCTTGTTGGGTCCCACGCCGATTGTGAAGGATATGCCCACCTGCGTCTTCACGTCAGCTTTGATTTTATATGCGTATTCCGCTGCCCTCTCGTAGCTGCCTCCGACCTGCTCGGTGACGTCGAGGTATGCCTCGTCTACGCTGACCTGCTCGAGGCTGCTGGCGTAGCCGCGGAATATCTCCATGATGCGGCTGCTGATTTGCTCGTAGTACTCGTGGTCTACGTGGTAGAAGACGGCGTCGGTGCCTTCGAGTTTGCGTTTTGCCATAAACAGGGGTAGCCCCGATTTGACTCCGTAGCCGCGGGCGATGTAGTTGCTTGTGCTCACTGCGCCGCTTTCTTCGGTGCGTCCCGAGTAGACGCCGACCACGATGGGTTTATCCTTGATTTCGGGGTGCCGCAGTTCCTCGCATTGCGCAAAGAAGTAATCGAAGTCCGCAAGGAAAACTACCCGAGCTTGCATTGGTGGTCCTCCCGAGTTTTAGGCAGCATCCATGAGCCATCACACGCCGCCGTATTCAGTTGCGCTAGTCCTTCGCGGCAGACCCCAAACGCCATGCCCTCCGCAACCACCATATCCCGCACCTCATTAAGCAGTTTGAAGCGGTAATCTTTTGGCAACAGCACGCTGCCGCCGACACGCTCACCCAACTGGAAGTACTGGGGTTTTAGCGTTTCCATCAAGGCGGGGTACGCCGCCGAGAGCCGTTTCCAGCTGTCGGGTTTGGCTTTATACGTTGAGGCGGTTACGTGTTTGACGCCGATGGCGGCGAGGGTTTTGATGAGTTTTTGGGGTTGACTGTTAAGGTGGGGGATGAGGGGGTCGATGCGGACTGAGACGGGGACGCCAGCTTTTACTAAGTCCTGTGCGGCTCGGATGCGCTCCGACGGCGTGGGCGCGTTAGCCTCGATTTTTCTGGCAACCTCCGCGTCCTCTGTGGTTATGGTCAGCGCCACGGTAGCGGCTGCCTTGGCGAGGAGATCGTCGTCGCGGGTGACAAGGTTGCTTTTGGTTATGATTTGGATTCTGCAGTCGCAGTCCACCAGCACCTCAAGACATCGCCGCGTCAAACCCTCAGTTGCCTCAAGACGCGGGTAAGGGTCAGAGCTGTTGCATAGCGAGATGATTTCGCCATTTAGCTTGGATGCTTCTCGCCGCAGCTGGGGCAGGAGGTCTTTTTTGGGGTGGCAGTCACCGAAGTTGGGGATGTAGCTTGTGGCGTAGCAGTAGAGGCAGCCGTGGTTGCAGCCCGTGTAGGGGTTAAAGGTGAGTTTGGCTGGGCAGGTGCAGAGGCCGGAATGCCAGGGGTCAAAGCTTGAAATCAGCGGCACAGTTGTCCCTGAAGTAATATGGATGGGTTGGAAACAAAAAGCATTCGCTTCAACGGGGCGGGTTTGCCAAGCCAAGTTTGCATCAGCCACCACAGGATTAGTCAAGGTTTCTTGACGAAAACCCTTTAAAACAACCATTAGCTAGGGCGTGGGGATATGCCATGAAGTCAAAAGCGGTAGTTGCCTTATCACTTGCGGTGTCTGCTTTGATTTTAGCCCAAAGCCTCCTCTGTGCGGTGGCGAATTTTACTCCTCTGCCCGAGTTGCCCGCGCCCATCTTCATCCGAGCGGACGGCACCGTGGAGCCAGCGTCAGCGCCCATCCAGCGAGACGAAGACACCTACACGTTAACTGGCGACGTCAACAATACCATAGAGATTCAGTGCCCAAACATAGTGCTTGACGGCGGCGGCTTTAAAGTAACTCGACCCGACGTTAACACGGTGGGGCTTATGATGCCTGTGGGGTGGCTCCCCGGCGTCCACGTGGAGGGAACAAGCAACGTTAAGATTACAAATGTAGTTTTTGATGGCTGCGTGACCGGGGTAAGCATCGAGAACGCCACCGACGTCACAGTTAGCCAAAACACCATGAGGAACTGCAATAGCGGCGTGGTGGTGTTGTCCTCGTCGCAGGTTGATATAGTGGGCAACAGAATCCGCATACCCAACGAGTCTTTTGCCGTGGGAATCAACCTGCTGCCCCTAAACCCCGACTCATCCAACCCCAATCGCATAAGAATCATAGGCAACCAAATCGTCGGCTCCCTCACCGCGGCACCTGTACCGCCTGTTCCCCAACCTGACCAGCATGGCATCTGGGGCACCTACAGTGACTCGCAGATAACCTCAAACAGCCTAACACGCATCGACGGCATCGCACTCTACAACATGGCCTCAAACAACCTCGTCGCCGACAACAACTTTAGCGAAAACAACGAAGCCGTACTGGTGAACATAGATCCCGCGGGCTTTTTTGGCAACACATTCTGCGGCAACAACTTCGACCGCAACCTCGTCAACGTGAATATCCCCTACATCCGAAACTACGGCGCCGAAAGCAACCGCTGGGATAACGGTTCAGTAGGCAACTACTGGAGCGACTATACTGGCGGCGACGGCAACCTCGACGGCGTAGGCGACACCCCCTATCTGCTGCAAACCACCTACCCCGACTATGAGCAGCAGACAAACGTGACTGTGCTGGAGGGACAAGACAACTACCCCGCCATGGCGCCCTTTAACCTCTCAGGCATCCCTGATCAATCAGCGGGTCCAGTCGGCACAACAGCGGAGCCGTTTCCCCTGGTGCTTGCCGCAGTGGTCTTGGCTGCGTTGATTTTGGCGGGGGCAGGTTTGGCTGTTTACTTGAGAAAACGCCGCAAACCCGCATCTTCTGCTTCTGAAGTTGATTTTGGGTTAGTCCAGAAACCTTGTGTAAGTTAGTCAAGAAACCTTGACTAAGCTTAGTCAACAAACCTTGACAAAAACGCTTTTACTACATAAACGGCAAGCAACTTTCAGTGAAAAAGTATGCCTACAAACCACTATGTGATCAACCA
Encoded here:
- a CDS encoding radical SAM protein; protein product: MTNPVVADANLAWQTRPVEANAFCFQPIHITSGTTVPLISSFDPWHSGLCTCPAKLTFNPYTGCNHGCLYCYATSYIPNFGDCHPKKDLLPQLRREASKLNGEIISLCNSSDPYPRLEATEGLTRRCLEVLVDCDCRIQIITKSNLVTRDDDLLAKAAATVALTITTEDAEVARKIEANAPTPSERIRAAQDLVKAGVPVSVRIDPLIPHLNSQPQKLIKTLAAIGVKHVTASTYKAKPDSWKRLSAAYPALMETLKPQYFQLGERVGGSVLLPKDYRFKLLNEVRDMVVAEGMAFGVCREGLAQLNTAACDGSWMLPKTREDHQCKLG
- a CDS encoding right-handed parallel beta-helix repeat-containing protein — its product is MKSKAVVALSLAVSALILAQSLLCAVANFTPLPELPAPIFIRADGTVEPASAPIQRDEDTYTLTGDVNNTIEIQCPNIVLDGGGFKVTRPDVNTVGLMMPVGWLPGVHVEGTSNVKITNVVFDGCVTGVSIENATDVTVSQNTMRNCNSGVVVLSSSQVDIVGNRIRIPNESFAVGINLLPLNPDSSNPNRIRIIGNQIVGSLTAAPVPPVPQPDQHGIWGTYSDSQITSNSLTRIDGIALYNMASNNLVADNNFSENNEAVLVNIDPAGFFGNTFCGNNFDRNLVNVNIPYIRNYGAESNRWDNGSVGNYWSDYTGGDGNLDGVGDTPYLLQTTYPDYEQQTNVTVLEGQDNYPAMAPFNLSGIPDQSAGPVGTTAEPFPLVLAAVVLAALILAGAGLAVYLRKRRKPASSASEVDFGLVQKPCVS
- the dinB gene encoding DNA polymerase IV, whose product is MQARVVFLADFDYFFAQCEELRHPEIKDKPIVVGVYSGRTEESGAVSTSNYIARGYGVKSGLPLFMAKRKLEGTDAVFYHVDHEYYEQISSRIMEIFRGYASSLEQVSVDEAYLDVTEQVGGSYERAAEYAYKIKADVKTQVGISFTIGVGPNKLVAKIACDSQKPDGLTIVRPQEAEAFLAPLPVDRLLGVGKKTTVRMEQMGIRTIGELARFDCQRLVEVFGKALGIYFHNAANAVDNEPVREQGEAESISKIGTLKQDTHDLEFIMQKCTELTDIVYGEVNEKGYSYRTVSIYVVNVDLSSKTRSVTLEQPAKDKETISRNVRALFEKFLAESPLEIRRVGVKVSGFSREENKQKSLMSFFGSS